The Endozoicomonas montiporae CL-33 genome contains a region encoding:
- a CDS encoding tyrosine-type recombinase/integrase, with protein sequence MSANNNKEHKKPLTNRGIVTLKPGEVRADTAQHTGLRVACGKEGRKSFIYRFRSPVTQKLVQITLGHYPEMSLLDARSEHRRLKLIREKGECPKLYLQKARESEQADLQKAEAEEAENRFQVHDLVELYLTGHVESKNVNGKIISGARNRKGQEEVRRTLEFDVTKVIGNIPASALTKKDVTELISRIISRGAPVQAGNVMRELNAAYEYAIGTGKLDDEFINPVEQAKKTLIRAHKGKLTAKKKSRYLSEKELREFLFWLPKSGFSQTQKNVLYLALFTGARTGEVCNAEWSEIDLKNAVWQIPDPKNSIPRSVQLSRQAVSLLTNLKKVNGFYPFQTSVKKRPLKQKSLTETLWALRNPKKVAYNRKYSVEQLAPKFLDGWAPHDLRRTVKTGLARMQCPYEVSEAVLGHVQQGMEGVYNQHRFEPQCREWLQTWCDYLDSL encoded by the coding sequence GTGAGCGCAAATAATAACAAAGAGCACAAAAAACCTCTAACGAACCGTGGGATTGTCACTCTGAAGCCCGGGGAGGTGAGGGCAGATACGGCACAGCATACTGGATTACGGGTTGCATGTGGCAAGGAGGGCAGAAAGTCATTTATCTACCGCTTTAGAAGCCCTGTGACTCAAAAGCTAGTTCAAATTACGCTGGGTCACTACCCTGAAATGTCACTGCTCGACGCAAGGTCTGAGCATCGCCGGTTAAAGTTGATTCGTGAAAAGGGAGAGTGCCCCAAGCTGTACCTTCAAAAAGCCAGAGAGTCCGAACAGGCCGATTTACAAAAAGCTGAGGCAGAAGAAGCGGAAAACAGATTTCAGGTACATGATCTTGTAGAATTGTACCTCACAGGGCATGTTGAATCTAAAAACGTTAATGGAAAAATAATTTCAGGTGCCCGTAATCGAAAAGGGCAAGAAGAAGTTCGAAGAACCCTGGAGTTTGATGTTACGAAAGTGATAGGAAATATACCTGCCTCTGCACTCACTAAAAAAGATGTTACTGAACTGATAAGCCGTATTATTAGTCGCGGAGCGCCTGTTCAAGCAGGCAACGTGATGAGAGAGTTGAATGCAGCTTATGAGTATGCCATTGGCACAGGTAAATTGGATGATGAATTTATAAACCCGGTTGAGCAGGCAAAAAAAACGCTAATACGAGCTCATAAAGGAAAACTGACAGCAAAGAAAAAAAGCCGATATCTTTCGGAAAAGGAACTCAGAGAATTCCTTTTTTGGCTACCCAAATCAGGATTTTCCCAAACTCAAAAGAATGTTCTTTATCTAGCATTATTTACCGGTGCTCGTACCGGAGAGGTGTGCAATGCTGAATGGTCTGAGATTGATCTTAAAAATGCTGTCTGGCAAATACCTGACCCCAAAAATAGTATTCCCAGAAGTGTCCAGCTCTCCCGTCAGGCTGTATCACTGCTGACAAATTTAAAAAAGGTGAATGGATTTTATCCTTTTCAAACAAGCGTTAAAAAACGTCCTTTGAAACAAAAGTCACTTACTGAGACCCTGTGGGCATTAAGAAATCCAAAAAAAGTTGCTTATAACCGGAAGTACTCAGTCGAGCAACTGGCACCAAAATTTTTAGATGGCTGGGCTCCTCACGATCTGAGAAGAACGGTAAAAACCGGGCTGGCCCGTATGCAGTGCCCTTACGAAGTGAGTGAGGCTGTTTTAGGGCATGTACAGCAGGGGATGGAAGGGGTTTATAATCAGCACAGGTTTGAGCCTCAGTGTAGGGAGTGGCTGCAGACGTGGTGTGATTACTTAGATTCCCTGTAA